A region from the Sinorhizobium alkalisoli genome encodes:
- a CDS encoding transposase, whose translation MAKHRSHSIEFKRQVVQEYLSGETLHGLARRHDLQRQLIRIWVSKYEEGAFDEDAQAADLIQAYEARIAALERLVGKQALELEFLKGALKNAPRPRNETTSVITGPMASPSRKDVD comes from the coding sequence ATGGCAAAACATCGCAGCCACAGCATCGAGTTTAAGCGCCAAGTCGTGCAGGAATATCTGTCCGGCGAGACACTGCACGGTCTGGCAAGACGGCATGACCTCCAACGCCAACTGATCCGCATCTGGGTCAGCAAATATGAGGAAGGAGCCTTCGACGAGGATGCTCAGGCCGCTGACCTCATTCAGGCGTACGAGGCCCGGATTGCAGCACTCGAGCGCCTGGTCGGCAAACAGGCTCTGGAACTGGAGTTTCTAAAGGGGGCACTGAAAAACGCACCGCGGCCGAGAAACGAGACTACATCCGTCATCACCGGCCCCATGGCATCTCCGTCTCGGAAGGATGTCGACTGA
- a CDS encoding IS3 family transposase, translating into MRHHRPHGISVSEGCRLMGIARSTYYDRRDGQADDTAVVEAMFAICDEFEFYGYRRVGAALRQKGLVVNHKKIRRLMREHGLQPKVRRRFVATTDSDHNGPIFPNLAREFAPTGPDQLWQADITYVALPDRFVYVAVILDAWSRMVVGYAIGRSIDARLTLAALKTAIECRRPPAGCIHHSDRGSQYAAETYRQHLGHHGLAGSMGRRGNPYDNAKAESFMKTLKVEAVYPMAFQTYDDVIEHLPDFIETIYNKRRLHSALGYLSPQQFEDQHIRQTGKTAA; encoded by the coding sequence ATCCGTCATCACCGGCCCCATGGCATCTCCGTCTCGGAAGGATGTCGACTGATGGGGATCGCTCGTTCGACCTATTATGACCGCCGCGATGGGCAGGCCGACGACACCGCTGTCGTCGAAGCCATGTTTGCGATCTGCGACGAGTTCGAGTTCTACGGCTATCGCCGCGTCGGCGCAGCTCTTCGTCAAAAGGGCCTTGTCGTGAACCACAAGAAGATCCGCCGTCTAATGCGCGAACACGGGTTGCAGCCGAAGGTCAGGCGGCGCTTCGTTGCCACGACCGACAGCGATCACAATGGGCCGATCTTTCCGAATTTGGCGCGCGAATTCGCTCCGACCGGACCGGACCAGCTCTGGCAGGCAGATATAACCTACGTTGCCCTGCCGGATCGCTTCGTCTATGTCGCCGTCATCCTTGATGCCTGGTCACGGATGGTCGTCGGGTATGCCATCGGACGGTCAATCGATGCCCGTCTGACTTTGGCGGCACTGAAGACGGCCATCGAATGCAGACGACCACCGGCCGGCTGCATCCACCATTCCGATCGTGGATCGCAATACGCTGCGGAAACCTATCGCCAACACCTCGGCCATCACGGGCTAGCCGGTTCCATGGGGCGCCGAGGCAACCCCTACGACAATGCAAAGGCCGAAAGCTTCATGAAGACGCTCAAGGTCGAGGCCGTGTATCCGATGGCGTTCCAAACCTATGACGACGTCATCGAACATCTTCCCGACTTCATCGAGACCATCTACAACAAACGACGGCTGCACTCGGCGCTGGGTTATCTCAGTCCGCAGCAGTTCGAGGATCAACACATCCGGCAGACGGGCAAAACCGCAGCCTGA